In one window of Cyanobacteriota bacterium DNA:
- a CDS encoding lipoyl synthase, translated as MLEAKANPFKINKDDLPKLPKWLRNHKPKYHFDNLIKKMPLDGMTTVCQEAKCPNRGECISRGIVTVMILGSQCTRACTFCAVERKPPEPVDPGEAKKMLDMVNYMGAKYLVITAPTRDDLFDGGAAHFRQVVAYVREHRPDVQLELLIPDFQNQDFAFDEIIAAAPDMLCFDIQTVKKAYSYVRPGFSYQKALDLFSYFRDKSNLKLKSGIMVGLGETRDEMLELFQDLYDHGVRYATVGQYLQPPGMPLPVLEYVEPETYQWYEEQALKIGLWIKAGPLVRSSYMADSLAANT; from the coding sequence ATGCTTGAAGCCAAAGCAAACCCTTTTAAGATCAATAAAGATGACTTGCCCAAGTTGCCTAAGTGGTTGCGCAACCACAAGCCAAAGTATCATTTTGACAACTTAATCAAAAAAATGCCACTTGATGGCATGACTACTGTTTGCCAGGAAGCCAAGTGCCCTAATCGGGGTGAATGTATTAGTCGCGGGATTGTCACCGTGATGATCTTAGGCTCGCAATGTACACGCGCTTGTACTTTTTGTGCTGTTGAACGCAAGCCGCCAGAGCCCGTTGATCCTGGCGAAGCCAAAAAGATGCTCGATATGGTTAATTATATGGGAGCCAAGTATCTGGTCATCACTGCACCAACTCGCGATGATTTATTTGATGGTGGTGCGGCGCATTTTAGGCAAGTAGTTGCTTATGTCCGTGAGCATAGACCAGACGTGCAATTGGAGTTGTTGATTCCAGATTTTCAAAATCAAGATTTTGCGTTTGATGAGATTATTGCTGCGGCACCAGACATGCTTTGTTTTGATATTCAAACAGTGAAGAAGGCTTACTCATATGTGCGTCCAGGATTTAGTTATCAGAAGGCACTTGATTTGTTTTCGTACTTTCGCGACAAGTCTAATTTGAAACTCAAGAGCGGAATTATGGTTGGTCTTGGTGAAACCCGCGATGAAATGCTCGAACTATTTCAGGATCTTTATGATCATGGAGTACGCTACGCCACTGTCGGTCAGTATCTTCAACCGCCTGGCATGCCACTACCTGTTTTAGAGTATGTTGAACCTGAGACTTATCAGTGGTACGAAGAGCAGGCGCTCAAGATTGGGCTGTGGATTAAGGCTGGTCCTTTGGTGAGGTCTAGTTATATGGCGGATAGTCTTGCGGCGAATACTTGA